One segment of Novipirellula aureliae DNA contains the following:
- a CDS encoding DUF2442 domain-containing protein, translating to MLHVTFASHLGGHRLHLCFNDGTAGDIDLATNLDGPIFEPLRNVEYFANFDLSGPTLEWPNGADFAPEYLRDLVLDSASVTHADG from the coding sequence ATGCTACACGTAACGTTTGCTTCGCACCTTGGCGGACATCGTCTTCATCTGTGCTTCAACGACGGCACCGCTGGTGATATTGATTTAGCGACAAACTTGGACGGACCAATCTTCGAGCCGCTTCGGAATGTGGAATACTTCGCCAATTTCGACCTTTCTGGTCCAACGCTGGAATGGCCCAACGGTGCGGATTTCGCTCCCGAGTACCTTCGTGACCTAGTGCTAGATTCGGCCTCTGTAACCCATGCGGACGGATAA
- a CDS encoding DUF4160 domain-containing protein, with product MPEISRFLGVIVRMYYRDHAPPHFHASYSDYEITVEINTGIVEGRFPRRALSAVLEWHSEHVDELRENWNLARNELPLERIEPLE from the coding sequence ATGCCTGAGATTTCACGTTTTCTTGGTGTCATCGTCCGGATGTATTATCGCGACCATGCACCGCCACATTTCCATGCTTCTTACAGTGACTATGAAATTACCGTGGAGATCAATACTGGTATCGTTGAAGGACGGTTTCCACGACGAGCACTTTCTGCGGTTCTTGAATGGCATTCTGAACATGTCGACGAACTTCGTGAAAATTGGAATCTCGCTCGAAACGAATTGCCGCTTGAGAGAATCGAACCTTTGGAGTGA